The Streptomyces tendae genome has a window encoding:
- a CDS encoding polyamine aminopropyltransferase translates to MIEPQAPAPPGSTQSWDGPDGSRGDDTASELPLPVRQGTGRWLVLAGVFVCAACGLVYELELVALAAYLMGDSVAQTSVVLSVMVFAMGIGSLAAKRLRRHAAAGFGAIEAALALVGGYSAMALYAVFAWTGDWGGMWAHGPRCLLVAFSLATGLLIGAEVPLLMELIQRIRRQDAGGAVADLSAADYVGALVGGLAFPFLLLPVLGQLTGALITGAVNAVVGGALVLGLFRRDLTRRARRLLVVANVCVLALLASAAILVDDFERAARHALYGEDVRVAVHTDVQEVLLTGGRDGRPLNLFLDGRLRVGGRDELRYHEALVHPAMAGRHARVLVLGGGDGLAAREVLRHPGVRRVDVVELDEGVVRLARHDPALSALNAHALDDHRVRVITADAFDWLRTAPPAAYDVVVADLPHPGITASTKLYAQEFYGLARRVLAPGGRLVVHGGAVASRPRDFWTVDATLRAAGLRTTAYRVRGRQSGFAAGPDRGPADTAHAHRDWGFVLAAGLHTPRPRLDPAGPRPRTLTDSSLAADVRAAERTRVRGLPPSTLVHPRYTD, encoded by the coding sequence GTGATCGAACCGCAGGCCCCCGCTCCGCCCGGCTCCACGCAGTCCTGGGACGGGCCTGACGGCTCCCGGGGGGACGACACCGCGAGTGAGCTGCCGCTGCCCGTGCGGCAGGGCACCGGGCGGTGGCTGGTCCTCGCGGGAGTGTTCGTCTGCGCCGCCTGCGGACTGGTGTACGAGCTGGAACTGGTCGCACTGGCCGCGTATTTGATGGGCGACTCGGTCGCCCAGACGTCCGTCGTGCTGTCCGTGATGGTGTTCGCGATGGGTATCGGCTCCCTCGCCGCCAAACGGCTGCGCCGGCACGCGGCGGCCGGGTTCGGTGCGATCGAGGCGGCGCTCGCGCTGGTCGGCGGATACAGCGCCATGGCCCTGTACGCGGTGTTCGCCTGGACCGGCGACTGGGGCGGGATGTGGGCGCACGGCCCGCGCTGCCTGCTGGTCGCGTTCTCCCTCGCCACCGGGCTGCTGATCGGCGCCGAGGTGCCGCTGCTGATGGAGCTGATCCAGCGGATCCGCCGGCAGGACGCGGGCGGCGCGGTGGCCGACCTGTCCGCCGCGGACTACGTCGGCGCCCTGGTCGGCGGACTCGCCTTCCCCTTCCTCCTCCTGCCGGTCCTGGGCCAGTTGACGGGCGCGCTGATCACCGGCGCGGTCAACGCGGTCGTCGGCGGCGCGCTGGTGCTCGGGCTGTTCCGGCGCGACCTCACCCGGCGCGCCCGCCGCCTGCTGGTGGTCGCCAACGTGTGCGTGCTCGCCCTGCTCGCCTCGGCCGCCATCCTCGTCGACGACTTCGAACGCGCCGCCCGGCACGCCCTGTACGGGGAGGACGTACGGGTCGCCGTGCACACGGACGTGCAGGAGGTGCTGCTCACCGGCGGCCGGGACGGGCGGCCGCTGAACCTGTTCCTCGACGGACGTCTGCGGGTCGGCGGCCGGGACGAACTGCGCTACCACGAGGCCCTGGTGCACCCCGCGATGGCGGGGCGGCACGCGCGCGTGCTGGTGCTGGGCGGGGGAGACGGGCTGGCCGCGCGCGAGGTGCTGCGCCACCCGGGCGTGCGGCGGGTGGACGTCGTCGAACTCGACGAGGGTGTGGTGCGGCTGGCCCGCCACGATCCCGCGCTGTCCGCGCTCAACGCGCACGCCCTCGACGACCACCGCGTCCGGGTGATCACCGCGGACGCCTTCGACTGGCTGCGGACGGCACCCCCGGCCGCGTACGACGTGGTGGTCGCGGACCTGCCGCACCCCGGGATCACCGCCAGCACCAAGCTGTACGCACAGGAGTTCTACGGCCTGGCCCGGCGGGTGCTGGCCCCGGGCGGGCGGCTCGTGGTGCACGGGGGCGCGGTGGCGTCCCGGCCCCGCGACTTCTGGACGGTGGACGCCACCCTGCGCGCCGCGGGCCTGCGCACCACCGCCTACCGGGTGCGCGGCCGGCAGTCCGGGTTCGCCGCAGGACCCGACCGCGGCCCCGCGGACACGGCCCACGCCCACCGCGACTGGGGCTTCGTGCTGGCCGCCGGCCTGCACACCCCCCGGCCGCGCCTCGACCCCGCCGGCCCCCGGCCGCGTACGCTGACCGACTCCTCCCTCGCGGCGGACGTCCGTGCGGCGGAACGTACCCGCGTGCGCGGGCTGCCGCCGTCCACGCTGGTCCACCCCCGCTACACGGACTGA
- a CDS encoding DUF2617 family protein: protein MLTTLNTAYSDTRAADLAWALGREPLPALATLDLELQGARLQLRLLGASHQVLLEEDRGLCSETVACIPGSSTPLPLGVAKRVDDWEYEFAARVEVLPPGAFAGRAQELLALVSDHPQGLAGVFPGSPHAFTAMLARCHEGQFHWRTWHAYPQDGQLVATRTRVGARMTAHAGAVRA from the coding sequence ATGCTCACGACCCTGAACACCGCCTATTCCGACACGCGCGCGGCCGACCTCGCCTGGGCACTGGGGCGCGAGCCGCTTCCGGCGCTGGCCACCCTCGACCTCGAACTGCAGGGGGCCAGGCTCCAGTTGCGGCTGCTCGGCGCGTCCCACCAAGTGCTCCTGGAGGAGGACCGCGGCCTCTGCTCGGAGACGGTGGCGTGCATCCCGGGCAGCAGCACGCCGCTTCCGCTGGGCGTGGCCAAGCGGGTGGACGACTGGGAGTACGAGTTCGCCGCCCGGGTGGAGGTTCTGCCTCCGGGTGCGTTCGCCGGCCGGGCGCAGGAACTGCTCGCCCTGGTCTCCGACCACCCGCAGGGCCTCGCCGGGGTGTTCCCCGGCAGCCCGCACGCGTTCACGGCGATGCTCGCCCGCTGCCACGAGGGCCAGTTCCACTGGCGCACCTGGCACGCCTACCCGCAGGACGGCCAGCTCGTCGCCACCCGCACCCGCGTGGGAGCACGCATGACCGCCCACGCCGGTGCCGTGCGGGCGTAA
- a CDS encoding tryptophan 2,3-dioxygenase family protein, with protein sequence MSHEAHEPETPHLDFQGTTPYEDYVRADVLTHLQHTLSDDPGEMVFLVTTQVMELWFTVIVHEWETAAKALRRDDVPTAVDALRRSRRELEALNASWKPLAGLTPAQFNSYRSALGEGSGFQSAMYRRMEFLLGDKSASMLVPHRGAPRVHAELEKALHEPSLYDEVLRFLARRGHPVPKAVLERDVSQKYEPSPEVEGIWTSVYAGDERDEVARLGEALTDVAELVWRWRNDHLVATRRAMGAKTGTGGSAGVAWLEKRAQKSVFPELWTARSYV encoded by the coding sequence ATGTCCCACGAGGCTCACGAGCCCGAGACCCCGCATCTCGACTTCCAGGGGACGACCCCCTACGAGGACTACGTCAGGGCCGACGTCCTCACCCACCTCCAGCACACCCTCTCGGACGACCCCGGAGAGATGGTCTTCCTGGTCACCACCCAGGTCATGGAGCTGTGGTTCACCGTCATCGTCCACGAGTGGGAGACCGCGGCGAAGGCGCTGCGCCGGGACGACGTACCGACCGCGGTGGACGCGCTGCGGCGCTCGCGGCGCGAGCTGGAGGCGCTGAACGCCTCCTGGAAGCCGCTGGCCGGGCTCACCCCGGCGCAGTTCAACTCCTACCGCAGCGCCCTCGGCGAGGGCTCCGGCTTCCAGTCGGCGATGTACCGGCGCATGGAGTTCCTCCTCGGCGACAAGTCCGCGTCGATGCTGGTCCCGCACCGGGGCGCGCCCCGGGTGCACGCCGAGCTGGAGAAGGCCCTGCACGAGCCCAGCCTGTACGACGAGGTGCTGCGGTTCCTCGCGCGGCGCGGGCACCCCGTGCCGAAGGCGGTGCTGGAGCGCGACGTGTCGCAGAAGTACGAGCCGTCGCCCGAGGTCGAGGGGATCTGGACGTCCGTCTACGCGGGGGACGAGCGGGACGAGGTGGCACGGCTCGGCGAGGCGCTGACCGATGTCGCCGAGCTGGTGTGGCGCTGGCGCAACGACCACCTGGTCGCCACCCGCCGGGCCATGGGTGCCAAGACCGGGACAGGAGGGTCCGCGGGCGTGGCGTGGCTGGAGAAGCGGGCGCAGAAGAGCGTGTTCCCCGAGCTGTGGACGGCGCGGTCCTATGTCTGA
- the pyrE gene encoding orotate phosphoribosyltransferase, translating to MTDTRGALLQQIKDKAVVHGKVTLSSGLEADYYVDLRRVTLDGEAAPLVGQVLLDLTAELEFDAVGGLTMGADPVAAAMLHAAAARGRRLDAFVVRKAAKAHGLQRRVEGPDIKGRRVLVVEDTSTTGGSPLTAVEAVREAGAEVVAVATIVDRATGAAEKIQEGAGVPYLFAFSKDELGLD from the coding sequence ATGACGGACACACGCGGCGCGCTGCTGCAGCAGATCAAGGACAAGGCCGTGGTGCACGGCAAGGTGACCCTCTCCTCCGGTCTGGAGGCCGACTACTACGTCGACCTGCGCCGCGTCACCCTCGACGGTGAGGCCGCCCCGCTGGTCGGGCAGGTGCTGCTGGACCTGACCGCGGAGCTGGAGTTCGACGCCGTGGGCGGCCTGACCATGGGCGCCGACCCGGTCGCCGCCGCCATGCTGCACGCCGCCGCGGCGCGCGGCCGCAGGCTGGACGCGTTCGTCGTACGCAAGGCCGCCAAGGCGCACGGCCTGCAGCGCCGCGTGGAGGGCCCGGACATCAAGGGCCGCCGCGTGCTGGTCGTGGAGGACACCTCCACCACCGGCGGTTCGCCGCTCACCGCCGTGGAGGCGGTGCGCGAGGCCGGCGCGGAGGTCGTGGCCGTCGCGACCATCGTCGACCGGGCGACCGGTGCCGCCGAGAAGATCCAGGAGGGTGCCGGGGTGCCGTACCTGTTCGCCTTCTCCAAGGACGAGCTGGGCCTGGACTGA
- a CDS encoding DUF3151 domain-containing protein: MSIHENLLGGPPPTHLPDDPEPRELLASGASAADVAGRYPTSSLAWARLADEAFERDSVVESYAYARTGYHRGLDALRRSGWKGHGPVPWEHEPNRGFLRALHALARAAQAIGEQEEYERCTQFLKDSSPTAAQVLG, from the coding sequence ATGTCGATTCACGAGAACCTCCTCGGGGGCCCGCCCCCGACCCACCTCCCCGACGACCCGGAGCCCCGCGAACTGCTGGCGTCCGGTGCCTCCGCCGCCGACGTCGCGGGCCGGTACCCCACCTCCTCGCTGGCCTGGGCGCGGCTCGCGGACGAGGCGTTCGAGCGGGACAGCGTCGTCGAGTCCTACGCGTACGCCCGTACGGGCTACCACCGGGGCCTGGACGCGCTGCGCCGCAGCGGCTGGAAGGGCCACGGCCCGGTGCCGTGGGAGCACGAGCCCAACCGCGGCTTCCTGCGCGCCCTGCACGCCCTCGCCCGCGCGGCGCAGGCGATCGGCGAGCAGGAGGAGTACGAGCGCTGCACGCAGTTCCTGAAGGACTCCTCGCCGACCGCGGCGCAGGTCCTGGGCTGA
- a CDS encoding SRPBCC domain-containing protein, whose translation MEHEVFVPVEAERLREVLDDPARVARAVPGLQHDAGADPVAGRLKVRVGSSSITYRGSVRVTAEDDGSYAVEGDAAETRGSGSVRLALRLRPRAVDAGTALVVTGTATADGRITELPPEAVGSAVTRLLNRFAENLGALAAEDAGAAPHPPAESPEQLSTGDFEPQATTDFETTPDAEDPAPPPERPKPTGTSGPASASDGTSRSDGTSGPVPESEEPSASEPPSASGAESEEGHSDEPPPRSGAGSGPEPVGLPPGFGDGSFRGDDEDDDSLAEAAHARRTMIGRSAEEVDHAPPRGRYAPVPAPQTVASSTPLRWAAPAAALAVASAVVAIRALRRRH comes from the coding sequence ATGGAGCACGAGGTGTTCGTTCCGGTCGAGGCGGAGCGGCTCAGGGAGGTGCTGGACGACCCCGCGCGGGTCGCCCGGGCGGTGCCCGGGCTCCAGCACGACGCCGGTGCGGATCCCGTCGCCGGGCGTCTGAAGGTGCGCGTCGGAAGCTCCTCCATCACCTACCGCGGGTCGGTACGGGTGACCGCGGAGGACGACGGGTCCTACGCCGTCGAGGGTGACGCGGCGGAGACGCGGGGGAGCGGGTCGGTGCGGCTGGCGCTGAGGCTGCGCCCGCGCGCGGTGGACGCCGGCACGGCACTCGTCGTCACGGGGACGGCGACGGCCGACGGGCGGATCACGGAGCTGCCGCCGGAGGCGGTGGGGTCGGCGGTCACCCGTCTGCTCAACCGCTTCGCGGAGAACCTGGGCGCGCTCGCCGCGGAGGACGCCGGGGCCGCGCCCCACCCGCCCGCGGAGTCACCGGAACAGCTGTCGACGGGCGACTTCGAGCCGCAGGCCACCACCGACTTCGAGACCACCCCGGACGCGGAGGACCCGGCCCCGCCACCGGAACGGCCCAAGCCGACCGGCACGTCCGGGCCCGCGTCCGCGTCGGACGGAACGTCCAGGTCGGACGGAACGTCCGGGCCCGTGCCGGAGTCCGAGGAGCCCTCCGCGTCCGAGCCGCCGTCCGCCTCCGGGGCCGAGTCGGAGGAGGGCCACTCGGACGAGCCGCCGCCGCGGTCCGGCGCCGGGAGCGGGCCGGAGCCCGTCGGGCTGCCCCCGGGGTTCGGGGACGGGTCGTTCCGGGGCGACGACGAGGACGACGACTCCCTCGCCGAGGCCGCGCACGCCCGGCGGACGATGATCGGCCGCAGCGCCGAGGAGGTCGACCACGCACCCCCGCGCGGCCGGTACGCCCCGGTCCCGGCGCCCCAGACCGTCGCCTCCTCCACCCCTCTGCGCTGGGCCGCCCCGGCGGCCGCCCTCGCGGTCGCCTCGGCCGTCGTCGCCATCAGAGCCCTCCGCCGCCGCCACTGA
- the kynU gene encoding kynureninase: MSELTEKARKLDAVDELAAKRDDFVLDGPDGAVYLDGNSLGALPVAVPGRVEDVVRRQWGEMRIRSWTEGGWWTAPERIGDRIAPLVGAAAGQIVVGDSTSVNVFKALVGAVRLARETDAGRDEILVDASTFPTDGYIAGSAARMTGCTLRPVEPSEVPGALGERTAAVLLNHVDYRTGRLHDLPALTAAVHAAGAYAVWDLCHSAGALPVGLDAHGVDLAVGCTYKYLNGGPGSPAYLYVRADLQDRFDSPLPGWNSHAEPFGMRSEYEPADGAVRGRVGTPDILSMLALEAALEVWDGVTVEAVRAKSLALTDFFLECVAEYVPEGRVECLTPLPHGERGSQVALRCADAGPVMRRLIERGVVGDFRHPDVLRFGFTPLYVGFADVERAARALAEELG, encoded by the coding sequence ATGTCTGAGCTGACGGAGAAGGCACGGAAGCTGGACGCCGTCGACGAACTCGCCGCCAAGCGTGACGACTTCGTCCTCGACGGGCCCGACGGCGCGGTCTACCTGGACGGCAACTCGCTGGGCGCGCTGCCCGTCGCCGTCCCGGGCCGGGTCGAGGACGTGGTGCGCCGCCAGTGGGGCGAGATGCGCATCCGTTCCTGGACGGAGGGCGGCTGGTGGACGGCGCCGGAACGGATCGGCGACCGGATCGCCCCGCTGGTCGGCGCGGCGGCGGGGCAGATCGTGGTGGGCGACTCCACCAGCGTCAACGTGTTCAAGGCGCTGGTCGGCGCGGTACGGCTGGCGCGGGAGACCGATGCCGGGCGGGACGAGATCCTGGTCGACGCGAGCACGTTCCCCACGGACGGCTACATCGCCGGGTCGGCGGCCCGGATGACCGGCTGCACGCTGCGCCCGGTGGAGCCGTCCGAGGTGCCGGGCGCGCTCGGGGAGCGTACGGCCGCCGTGCTGCTCAACCACGTGGACTACCGCACCGGCCGGCTGCACGACCTGCCCGCCCTCACGGCGGCCGTGCACGCGGCGGGCGCGTACGCCGTCTGGGACCTGTGCCACAGCGCGGGCGCGCTGCCGGTCGGCCTGGACGCGCACGGCGTGGACCTGGCCGTCGGCTGCACCTACAAGTACCTCAACGGCGGCCCCGGTTCGCCCGCGTACCTGTACGTGCGCGCGGACCTCCAGGACCGTTTCGACTCCCCGCTGCCCGGCTGGAACTCCCACGCGGAGCCCTTCGGGATGCGCTCGGAGTACGAGCCGGCCGACGGCGCGGTGCGCGGGCGGGTCGGCACCCCTGACATCCTCTCCATGCTGGCCCTGGAGGCCGCGCTGGAGGTCTGGGACGGGGTGACGGTCGAGGCGGTGCGGGCCAAGTCCCTCGCGCTGACCGACTTCTTCCTGGAGTGCGTCGCGGAGTACGTCCCCGAGGGCCGGGTGGAGTGCCTGACCCCGCTGCCGCACGGGGAGCGGGGCAGCCAGGTCGCGCTGCGCTGTGCGGACGCCGGGCCGGTGATGCGGCGGCTGATCGAGCGGGGCGTGGTCGGCGACTTCCGCCACCCGGACGTGCTGCGCTTCGGTTTCACCCCGCTGTACGTCGGGTTCGCGGACGTGGAGCGGGCGGCGCGGGCGCTCGCCGAGGAGCTGGGCTAG
- a CDS encoding MFS transporter, with translation MPDVRLASPQGRWILFTTVLGSGMALLDSTVVNVALPAIGRDLDADLGALQWTVNAYMVTLAGLILLGGALGDRFGRRRVFVVGVLWFAAASLLCGLAPNTGVLIGARALQGVGGALLTPGSLALIQASFHPDDRGRAVGLWSGFGGIGAAVGPFVGGWLVDGPGWRWVFLLNVPFALLCAPVAVRHVPESSGGKAEGHFDVLGAALGAVALALVTYALIEAEEGSLLVAGSAVAGLAAAVGFVLVEKRRPGPMMPLEIFASRQFSAVNGVTLCVYAAFGGFFFLAALQLQVVVGWSALAAGTALLPTTALMLLLSARSGELADRIGPRLPLTVGPLLSAAGVLLMLRVGPGAAYATDVLPALLVLGLGMVTLVAPLTATVLASVDTARAGLASGVNNAAARAAGLLAVAALPLLAGMGPEAYRQPEAFDSAFRRAMVLCAGVLVAGSLFALATVRRPAPDCRRPECRTHGSVAVPPLEAGRRGGSDAV, from the coding sequence ATGCCCGATGTCCGGCTGGCCTCCCCGCAGGGCAGGTGGATCCTGTTCACCACGGTCCTCGGATCCGGCATGGCCCTGCTCGACTCGACCGTGGTCAACGTCGCCCTCCCGGCGATCGGCCGGGACCTCGACGCCGACCTCGGCGCGCTGCAGTGGACCGTCAACGCCTACATGGTCACGCTGGCCGGGCTGATCCTGCTGGGCGGGGCGCTGGGCGACCGGTTCGGGCGGCGCCGGGTGTTCGTCGTCGGCGTGCTGTGGTTCGCCGCCGCCTCCCTGCTGTGCGGGCTCGCGCCGAACACGGGCGTGCTCATCGGCGCCCGGGCCCTGCAGGGGGTGGGCGGCGCGCTGCTCACGCCCGGTTCGCTCGCGCTGATCCAGGCGTCCTTCCACCCCGACGACCGGGGCCGGGCGGTCGGCCTGTGGTCCGGGTTCGGCGGGATCGGCGCGGCCGTCGGCCCGTTCGTCGGGGGCTGGCTGGTGGACGGTCCGGGCTGGCGCTGGGTGTTCCTGCTCAACGTGCCGTTCGCGCTGCTGTGCGCGCCCGTCGCCGTGCGCCATGTGCCGGAGTCGTCGGGCGGGAAGGCCGAGGGTCACTTCGACGTGCTCGGCGCGGCGCTCGGCGCGGTCGCCCTCGCGCTGGTGACGTATGCGCTGATCGAGGCGGAGGAGGGGTCGCTGCTGGTCGCCGGCTCCGCCGTGGCCGGGCTCGCCGCCGCCGTGGGCTTCGTGCTGGTGGAGAAGCGCCGCCCGGGGCCGATGATGCCGCTGGAGATCTTCGCGTCCCGCCAGTTCTCGGCGGTCAACGGCGTCACCCTGTGCGTGTACGCGGCGTTCGGCGGCTTCTTCTTCCTCGCCGCGCTCCAGCTTCAGGTCGTCGTCGGCTGGTCCGCGCTCGCCGCGGGGACGGCCCTGCTGCCCACGACCGCCCTGATGCTGCTGCTCTCCGCCCGCTCCGGCGAGCTCGCCGACCGGATCGGGCCGCGCCTGCCGCTCACGGTGGGACCGCTGCTGAGCGCGGCCGGGGTGCTGCTGATGCTGCGGGTCGGGCCGGGCGCCGCGTACGCCACCGACGTGCTGCCCGCGCTGCTGGTGCTGGGTCTCGGCATGGTCACCCTGGTGGCGCCGCTGACGGCGACCGTCCTGGCCTCCGTGGACACCGCGCGGGCGGGCCTGGCCAGCGGCGTCAACAACGCCGCCGCCCGCGCCGCCGGGCTGCTGGCGGTTGCGGCGCTGCCGCTGCTCGCCGGGATGGGTCCGGAGGCGTACCGGCAGCCGGAGGCGTTCGACTCCGCGTTCCGCCGGGCGATGGTGCTGTGCGCGGGCGTGCTGGTGGCCGGGTCGCTCTTCGCGCTGGCGACCGTCCGGCGTCCCGCCCCGGACTGCCGGCGCCCGGAGTGCCGTACCCACGGCAGCGTCGCGGTGCCGCCGCTGGAGGCGGGACGCCGGGGCGGGAGCGACGCCGTCTGA
- a CDS encoding aldose 1-epimerase, translated as MSNEHITLTAGDAEVDVLPGNGGRVGGLRIGGVELLRQGEKFGCFPMVPWCGRLRDGRFRDGATVQQMPLNAPPHAIHGTARTSPWRTARKSTDEAVLTYDLTDPWPYSGRVTQQVVLGEESLTLTMGVETYESSFPAQVGWHPWFLRNLGGEDVTIGFEPAWQEERGDDHLPTGRRVDPRPGPWDDCFGMPGGVDVTLTWPGQLQLKVTSREEWVVVYDEQDEAVCVEPQTGPPDGLNSHPRLVTPLEPLEASTTWTWTRL; from the coding sequence GTGAGTAACGAACACATCACGCTGACCGCGGGCGACGCGGAGGTGGACGTGCTGCCGGGGAACGGCGGACGGGTCGGGGGGCTGCGGATCGGCGGCGTGGAGCTGCTGCGGCAGGGGGAGAAATTCGGGTGCTTCCCGATGGTCCCCTGGTGCGGGCGGCTGCGCGACGGCCGTTTCCGGGACGGCGCCACCGTGCAGCAGATGCCGCTCAACGCCCCTCCGCACGCCATCCACGGCACGGCCCGCACCTCCCCCTGGCGCACCGCCCGCAAGAGCACCGACGAGGCCGTGCTGACGTACGACCTGACCGATCCGTGGCCGTACTCGGGGCGGGTCACCCAGCAGGTGGTGCTCGGCGAGGAGTCCCTGACGCTGACGATGGGCGTGGAGACCTACGAGTCGTCGTTCCCGGCGCAGGTCGGCTGGCACCCGTGGTTCCTGCGCAACCTCGGCGGCGAGGACGTGACGATCGGCTTCGAGCCCGCCTGGCAGGAGGAGCGCGGGGACGACCACCTGCCCACCGGCCGGCGCGTCGACCCGCGGCCCGGCCCGTGGGACGACTGCTTCGGGATGCCCGGCGGGGTGGACGTCACCCTCACCTGGCCGGGGCAGCTCCAGCTGAAGGTGACCAGCCGCGAGGAGTGGGTCGTCGTCTACGACGAGCAGGACGAGGCCGTCTGCGTGGAACCCCAGACCGGACCGCCGGACGGGCTGAACAGCCACCCGCGCCTGGTCACGCCGCTGGAGCCGCTGGAGGCCTCGACGACCTGGACGTGGACCCGCCTTTAA
- the fbaA gene encoding class II fructose-bisphosphate aldolase — MPIATPEVYNEMLDRAKAGKFAYPAINVTSSQTLHAALRGFAEAESDGIVQISTGGAEFLGGQHSKDMVTGAVALAEFAHIVAEKYDVNIALHTDHCPKDKLDGYVRPLLGVSEERVKAGRNPLFQSHMWDGSAETLADNLSVAQELLERARAAKIILEVEITPTGGEEDGVTHEINDSLYTTVDDAIRTAEALGLGDKGRYLLAASFGNVHGVYKPGNVVLRPELLKELNEGVAAKYGKPAGSQPFDFVFHGGSGSTEEEIRTALENGVVKMNIDTDTQYAFTRPVADHMLRNYDGVLKVDGEVGNKKTYDPRTWGKLAEASMAARVVEACGHLRSTGTRIK, encoded by the coding sequence ATGCCCATCGCAACTCCCGAGGTCTACAACGAGATGCTGGACCGGGCGAAGGCAGGAAAGTTCGCCTACCCGGCCATCAACGTCACCTCGTCCCAGACCCTGCACGCGGCTCTGCGCGGCTTCGCCGAGGCGGAGAGCGACGGCATCGTGCAGATCTCGACGGGCGGTGCCGAGTTCCTGGGCGGCCAGCACAGCAAGGACATGGTGACCGGCGCCGTCGCCCTCGCCGAGTTCGCGCACATCGTCGCCGAGAAGTACGACGTCAACATCGCCCTGCACACCGACCACTGCCCGAAGGACAAGCTCGACGGGTACGTCCGCCCGCTGCTCGGGGTGTCCGAGGAGCGCGTCAAGGCCGGCCGCAACCCGCTGTTCCAGTCGCACATGTGGGACGGCTCCGCGGAGACCCTCGCGGACAACCTGAGCGTCGCCCAGGAGCTGCTGGAGCGCGCCCGGGCCGCGAAGATCATCCTCGAGGTCGAGATCACCCCGACCGGTGGCGAGGAGGACGGCGTCACGCACGAGATCAACGACTCCCTCTACACCACGGTCGACGACGCGATCCGCACGGCCGAGGCGCTGGGCCTGGGTGACAAGGGCCGCTACCTGCTCGCCGCGTCCTTCGGCAACGTGCACGGCGTGTACAAGCCGGGCAACGTCGTCCTCCGTCCCGAGCTGCTGAAGGAGCTCAACGAGGGCGTCGCCGCCAAGTACGGCAAGCCGGCCGGCTCGCAGCCGTTCGACTTCGTCTTCCACGGCGGCTCGGGCTCCACCGAGGAGGAGATCCGCACCGCCCTGGAGAACGGCGTCGTGAAGATGAACATCGACACCGACACCCAGTACGCGTTCACGCGTCCGGTCGCCGACCACATGCTCCGCAACTACGACGGCGTGCTGAAGGTCGACGGCGAGGTCGGCAACAAGAAGACCTACGACCCGCGCACCTGGGGCAAGCTGGCCGAGGCGTCCATGGCCGCCCGGGTCGTGGAGGCGTGCGGTCACCTGCGTTCGACGGGCACCCGCATCAAGTAA
- a CDS encoding alpha/beta hydrolase gives MTDDVAAARAAAEEESALSHQPVAPDTTAAYGDDPDQVIDLYAPRGGAGPAPVVVVLHGGAWRAPYDRRHMSPFAAFLAARGFAVASVEYRRGAGETGGGDPVGGRWPDTFDDVAAAVDALPGLIREHLPAGDPRRIVLTGHSAGGHLALWAAARHLLPAGSPWRTDAPAPLRGVVALAPIADLEVADKLGVCGGAARELLGGDDHFAERRPHADPALLLPTGIATTLVQGRTDVDVPFAVAESYADGAAKAGEVVGVTLLEDVGHFPLIDPAADACAVVAEEIAQLAW, from the coding sequence ATGACGGACGACGTCGCAGCCGCCCGGGCCGCCGCCGAGGAGGAGTCGGCTCTCTCCCATCAGCCGGTCGCCCCCGACACCACGGCGGCCTACGGCGACGACCCCGACCAGGTGATCGACCTGTACGCGCCGCGCGGCGGGGCCGGCCCCGCCCCGGTGGTCGTCGTCCTGCACGGCGGCGCCTGGCGCGCACCCTACGACCGGCGCCACATGAGCCCGTTCGCCGCGTTCCTGGCGGCCCGCGGCTTCGCCGTGGCCAGTGTCGAGTACCGGCGCGGGGCGGGGGAGACGGGCGGCGGGGACCCGGTGGGCGGGCGGTGGCCCGACACCTTCGACGACGTCGCCGCGGCCGTGGACGCGCTGCCCGGGCTGATACGCGAGCACCTCCCGGCGGGCGATCCGCGCCGCATCGTCCTGACCGGCCACTCGGCCGGCGGTCATCTGGCGCTGTGGGCCGCCGCCCGGCACCTCTTGCCGGCCGGTTCGCCCTGGCGCACGGACGCCCCCGCGCCGCTGCGCGGGGTCGTCGCCCTCGCCCCGATCGCGGACCTCGAGGTCGCCGACAAGCTCGGCGTGTGCGGTGGTGCCGCCCGTGAACTCCTGGGCGGCGACGACCACTTCGCCGAGCGCCGGCCGCACGCCGATCCGGCGCTGCTGCTGCCCACCGGGATCGCCACCACCCTCGTCCAGGGCCGTACGGACGTCGACGTCCCCTTCGCGGTCGCCGAGTCGTACGCGGACGGGGCGGCGAAGGCCGGCGAGGTGGTGGGGGTGACGCTGCTGGAGGACGTCGGCCACTTCCCGCTCATCGATCCGGCGGCGGACGCCTGCGCGGTGGTGGCGGAGGAGATCGCCCAGCTCGCCTGGTGA